The Enterobacter asburiae sequence GCAGGGTGTGAACATCATGGAATTCTGTAAAGCGTTCAACGCAAAAACTGAATCCCTGGAAAAAGGTCTGCCAATCCCAGTCGTAATCACTGTTTACGCTGACCGTTCTTTCACTTTCGTTACCAAAACCCCTCCAGCAGCAGTTCTGCTGAAGAAAGCGGCTGGTATCAAGTCTGGTTCCGGTAAACCGAACAAAGACAAAGTGGGTAAAATTTCCCGCGCTCAGCTGCAGGAAATCGCGCAGACCAAAGCTGCCGACATGACTGGTGCCGACATTGAAGCGATGACTCGCTCCATCGAAGGTACTGCACGTTCCATGGGCCTGGTAGTGGAGGACTAAGAAATGGCTAAACTGACCAAGCGCATGTCCGTGATCCGTGACAAAGTTGATGCGACCAAACAGTACGACATCAACGAAGCTATCGCTCTGCTGAAAGAACTGGCAACTGCTAAGTTCGTTGAAAGCGTTGACGTTGCCGTTAACCTGGGCATCGACGCTCGTAAATCCGATCAGAACGTTCGTGGCGCAACTGTACTGCCACACGGTACTGGCCGTTCCGTTCGCGTAGCTGTATTTGCTCAGGGTGCAAACGCTGAAGCTGCTAAAGCTGCCGGTGCTGAACTGGTAGGTATGGAAGATCTGGCTGATCAGATCAAGAAAGGCGAAATGAACTTTGACGTTGTTATCGCATCTCCAGATGCAATGCGCGTTGTTGGCCAGCTGGGCCAGGTTCTGGGTCCACGCGGCCTGATGCCAAACCCGAAAGTTGGTACTGTAACTCCTAACGTTGCTGAAGCGGTTAAGAACGCTAAAGCGGGTCAGGTTCGTTATCGTAACGACAAAAACGGCATCATCCACACCACCATCGGTAAAGTGGACTTTGACGCTGACAAACTGAAAGAAAACCTGGAAGCTCTGCTGGTTGCGCTGAAAAAAGCAAAACCAACTCAGGCGAAAGGCGTGTACATCAAGAAAGTTAGCATCTCCACCACTATGGGTGCAGGTGTTGCAGTTGACCAGGCTGGCCTGAGCGCTGCTGCAAACTAATGCCTTTACGTGGGCGGTGATTTTGTCTACAATCTTACCCCCACGTTTGCTAACGAAAGTTAGTGGCTAAAAGAATTGTTCGTTGGAGCCTGGCCTATCCAGGCCTCCGTCGAAGACCGCAGGTGTCTCGAAAGAGACTTAATCCCCTGCGTAGACGGTGACAGAACGCTAAGATTATTTTTAATACTCTGGCTTGTTTCTGCTCACCGTATTAAGACGCTCTTCCCGTTGGGAAGAGTGAAGTGAGTTCCGGAACATGAGTTCCGGCAAACATCCAGGAGCAAAGCTAATGGCTTTAAATCTTCAAGACAAACAAGCGATTGTTGCTGAAGTCAGCGAAGTAGCCAAAGGCGCGCTGTCTGCAGTAGTTGCGGATTCCCGTGGCGTTACTGTAGACAAAATGACT is a genomic window containing:
- the rplK gene encoding 50S ribosomal protein L11, with amino-acid sequence MAKKVQAYVKLQVAAGMANPSPPVGPALGQQGVNIMEFCKAFNAKTESLEKGLPIPVVITVYADRSFTFVTKTPPAAVLLKKAAGIKSGSGKPNKDKVGKISRAQLQEIAQTKAADMTGADIEAMTRSIEGTARSMGLVVED
- the rplA gene encoding 50S ribosomal protein L1, coding for MAKLTKRMSVIRDKVDATKQYDINEAIALLKELATAKFVESVDVAVNLGIDARKSDQNVRGATVLPHGTGRSVRVAVFAQGANAEAAKAAGAELVGMEDLADQIKKGEMNFDVVIASPDAMRVVGQLGQVLGPRGLMPNPKVGTVTPNVAEAVKNAKAGQVRYRNDKNGIIHTTIGKVDFDADKLKENLEALLVALKKAKPTQAKGVYIKKVSISTTMGAGVAVDQAGLSAAAN